In one window of Ruminococcus albus AD2013 DNA:
- a CDS encoding single-stranded DNA-binding protein, giving the protein MLNKFLVAGRLTADPEVQTKGENRVCKFSIVCDRPKRKGEEKSETDFFSCTAWNNNADVIADWFGKGDMITLVGAVHINCYEKDGVKQSFTEVKVDEIHFSAKKKETVNSAGNTTNEDVPF; this is encoded by the coding sequence ACTGACTGCCGACCCCGAAGTACAGACCAAAGGTGAAAACCGTGTATGTAAGTTCTCGATAGTCTGTGACCGTCCGAAGCGTAAAGGTGAGGAAAAGTCAGAAACCGACTTTTTCAGCTGTACCGCCTGGAACAATAACGCTGATGTGATTGCCGACTGGTTCGGAAAAGGAGATATGATAACTCTTGTAGGTGCGGTTCACATCAATTGTTACGAGAAGGACGGTGTTAAGCAAAGCTTTACCGAAGTGAAGGTCGATGAGATACACTTCTCGGCTAAGAAGAAGGAAACAGTAAACAGCGCTGGGAACACCACAAACGAAGATGTTCCGTTTTAA